From the Treponema sp. J25 genome, the window TTGTGGGATAACCTTTTTCGGCTGGTGCTGGTAAATCTGGGCTTTATCCTTTCTGCGGCCATTCCCTTTGCGCTTCCGATGTTTCTGGAACATATGCCGATTCTGGGAATGGTGCTCCTGGTGGGGGGCATCCTCTGGCTTTGTATTTACCTGGCGGCCACGGCAATGGTGGTAAAAGAGATTTCGGACTACAAAAGTTTTGGATTCAGTGAGTTCTTTGCCGCCATTCCCCATGCGGTGGTGCCCGGGCTTGCCTTCGCGGGGCTGGGGGTACTTGTCTGGCTTCTCGGTTCCACGGCGATCCCTTTTTATTTAAAAATGGGAAACCTGTTGGGGCTTTTTGCCGCATCCCTCGTTTTCTGGACCCTGGTGGTGGTGATTCTGGCCCTGCAGTTCTTCCTGACTATCCAGGCTCGGCTGGATCGGCGCCTTTTAAAGGGGCTCAAAAAATCCTTCATCATCTTTTTTGACAATCCTGGGCTCTGCGTTTTTTCTTTTCTCCACAACATAGTAATCCTGGCGATTTCTTTCTTTCTTGCCTTTCTTGCCCCGGGGCCGGCGGGGATCCTTCTTTTTATGGACGAAGCCCTGAGGCTCAGGCTTCTTAAGTACGACTGGCTCGAAGCACACCCTGAGGCAGATCGCAAGAAGATCCCCTGGGATGAGCTTTTAGAAGAGGAACGGGAAAAAACGGGAACCCGCTCTCTGCGAAGCTTTATTTTCCCGTGGAAGGATTAGGTAGGCACCTAAAAAGGGGATACTCCTAAAGGGAAGAAAGCCAGGCATCCGTAGAGGATCTTCTTAATTAGAGGGGAGGCCTTGCTTCACGGCGGGCCCTCAGGGGAGAGGGAGTTTTCTTCTCTTCTACCCGTTTTCTATCCGCCGTGGCCCCGCCCATCCTCTTACTCTTGGCTCTCACAAAAACAGAGGACCTTTATATTCCCTTAACAGGGCCCGCCTGAACTCTGCAGGGGGTGGCACAGAAAATTCCATGGGGGCATGGGTTACAGGATGATAAAAAGAAAGGAGCTCTGCGTGGAGCAAGAGCCGTTCCTTACCAGGGCTCGGGCGATACCCAGGCTCTTTTGTTCTCCTATATCGGTTATCCTGATGAATGTCCTGGGGGGACCCAGGGTAACGGTCGGAAACGAGGCCCGACCTTCGAGGGGTCTGCTCTTGAGGGCGATTTCCGTACTTTGTGTCTCCCACCACAGGATAGCCGATAGCCGCAAGGTGCACCCGAATCTGGTTCTTCCTTCCTGTTTCTAATTCCAGAGAAAGGAGCGTCCTGCGAGGTCCCCGCTGGAGTACTCTCCAGTGGGTCACCGCCTGCAGCCCCCGCCCCGGCGGAGCTACCACCATTCGACCGTTGCGGTCCTCCATAAGGGGTAGGTCGATAGTTCCTTCTTCGCCCTGGACAACCCCTTCTACCACCGCCACATACTGACGACGAATCACCAGTTCATCCCAATGTTCCATAAGGGTCTTTTTTGTTGCCGCCGATTTGGCGAACACCATGACCCCCGACGTGTCCCGGTCGAGCCGGTGGACCACCGCAACCTGCTGCATCTTGCCCCGGCGGCGCAGGTATTCATTCAGGATCCAGTAGGCTGTCCGGTCCCGCTGTCCGCCGGCGGCTACCGAAAGGAGCCCTGCGGGCTTATCTACCACAAGGATAGCATCATCTTCGTACAGGATTTTCATCCCCAGGGGCAGCTTCCAGGACCGGGTTTTCTCTGACGCGGGCCGGCGGGGCCGGTGTGGGTTTTCTCCCCCTTCTGTGTTTTTCATAGCCCTTCCCTGCGAGGACCTCCCCGGGAATCCTCATGGACAGTGCCAGCGGAATTGCCGATGGAGTTTCTGATGGGACTGCCGCCGGTTGAACTTCCACTGCCACGGCGGAGACTAAGGAGCTGTTCGGCGATTTCGGCAAACCCGTCGCCGCCGTCCCGGTTTGCCACAAAGGCGGGCCCGTGTTTTATAAGATGGGTATAGTTTCTGAT encodes:
- a CDS encoding RluA family pseudouridine synthase, producing the protein MKNTEGGENPHRPRRPASEKTRSWKLPLGMKILYEDDAILVVDKPAGLLSVAAGGQRDRTAYWILNEYLRRRGKMQQVAVVHRLDRDTSGVMVFAKSAATKKTLMEHWDELVIRRQYVAVVEGVVQGEEGTIDLPLMEDRNGRMVVAPPGRGLQAVTHWRVLQRGPRRTLLSLELETGRKNQIRVHLAAIGYPVVGDTKYGNRPQEQTPRRSGLVSDRYPGSPQDIHQDNRYRRTKEPGYRPSPGKERLLLHAELLSFYHPVTHAPMEFSVPPPAEFRRALLREYKGPLFL